CAAAATTATGTGGGATGAAATTCGTAAGATCCTGGGAGGAGAGGCTCAGGAACTTCACATTTCCTCAGCTTTACCTGCTTTTGTGGTTCTTGTCGGATTGCAGGGTTCAGGAAAAACCACCACTTGTGGGAAGTTGGGGGTTTTTCTGAAAGAGCGAGGATTTTTCCCGCTGCTTGTTTCTACTGATACCCGTCGTCCGGCAGCGAAAGAACAGTTGCGAATTCTGGCACAAACGGGGAAGCTGGAGTTTTTTGACTCGCCCCGGGAGATAACTCCTCTGAAGGTGGTACAGGCGGCGCGGACTTTCGCACGGGAGAGGAGTCTTGATGTGGTTCTGGTGGATACAGCTGGACGATTGCATGTCGAGGAGGATTTATTACAGGAGTTGAAAGAGCTTGTAACCCAGGAAACGTTGCAAGAGGTGCTTCTGGTGCTCGATGCCACTACTGGGCAGGAGGCGGTTCGAGTGGCAGAGGCATTCCGGGAATGGGTCAATCCGACCGGAATGATTCTCACTAAGGTGGACACGGATGCCCGGGGTGGTGCGGTGCTCTCCATCGTTGCTCAAACGGGTTGGCCGGTGAAGTTTGTGGGAGTTGGTGAAAAGGTTACCCAGCTTGAAATGTTTCGTCCAGATCGCATGGCCAGCCGAATAATGGGCCTTGGAGACACATTAACGTTGATTGAGCGGATT
This window of the Atribacterota bacterium genome carries:
- a CDS encoding signal recognition particle receptor subunit alpha; translated protein: MFETLAEKFSSIFKKLRSKGKLSEQEVDAVLKDLRMVLLESDVHYKVVKDLVARVRERAVGKEVLQSVTPGEMIIKIMWDEIRKILGGEAQELHISSALPAFVVLVGLQGSGKTTTCGKLGVFLKERGFFPLLVSTDTRRPAAKEQLRILAQTGKLEFFDSPREITPLKVVQAARTFARERSLDVVLVDTAGRLHVEEDLLQELKELVTQETLQEVLLVLDATTGQEAVRVAEAFREWVNPTGMILTKVDTDARGGAVLSIVAQTGWPVKFVGVGEKVTQLEMFRPDRMASRIMGLGDTLTLIERIEKAMTQEEVKKIEKKVEREELDLSDFLEELRRVRSLGSLEEIMHMLPGNLRGSISQIDGEKSLKRVEAIINS